From Acidobacteriota bacterium, one genomic window encodes:
- a CDS encoding glycosyltransferase family 4 protein, whose protein sequence is MRSGALRVGIVADYREERWPSMDLVAEMLADHLPTADPGICPMLLRPSWRRRATALRAVGQSAGAHAVDRYSNRYGDYAWWLRTRRRDFDVFHVVDHSYAHLVHVLPPHRTVVTCHDIDAFRCLAGRERPVYRHAARWILSGLRRAAMVTCDTRATRDEIVAANLLSADRLVVIHNGVHRALLEGEEPAARAEVDRLAGPVREIELLHVGSTIPRKRIDVLLRTIALVRARRGTVSLLRAGGAMTAEQRRLAVELGIADAVVELPSLGIRELAALYRRAVLTLLPSDYEGFGLPVIESLASGTPVLASRIPALVEVGGGVAAYAEPGQPALWAECVERLLHEREVEPGWWAYRREQGRHHAAAFTWDAYAHEMAGVYRAVAARAGHGVAA, encoded by the coding sequence ATGAGATCAGGCGCGCTGCGCGTGGGTATTGTCGCGGACTATCGCGAAGAGCGGTGGCCGAGCATGGATCTGGTGGCCGAGATGCTCGCCGATCATCTGCCGACGGCGGATCCGGGGATCTGCCCGATGCTCCTGCGCCCGTCGTGGCGGCGCCGCGCGACGGCGCTTCGCGCGGTCGGGCAATCCGCGGGCGCGCACGCGGTCGATCGCTATTCGAACCGGTACGGGGACTACGCGTGGTGGCTGCGGACGCGACGGCGCGACTTCGACGTGTTTCACGTCGTGGATCACAGTTATGCGCACCTGGTCCACGTGCTGCCGCCGCATCGCACCGTTGTCACGTGCCATGACATCGACGCGTTTCGCTGCCTGGCAGGACGGGAGCGCCCGGTCTACCGCCATGCGGCGAGGTGGATCCTCTCCGGCCTCCGCCGCGCGGCCATGGTGACGTGCGACACCCGCGCCACCCGCGACGAGATCGTCGCCGCCAACCTGCTGTCCGCCGATCGCCTCGTCGTCATTCACAACGGGGTGCACCGGGCGCTCCTCGAGGGCGAGGAGCCCGCCGCGCGCGCCGAGGTCGATCGCCTCGCGGGGCCGGTGAGGGAAATCGAGCTGCTGCACGTCGGGAGCACGATCCCGCGCAAGCGCATCGACGTCCTGCTCCGCACGATCGCACTGGTGCGGGCGCGGCGGGGGACGGTCTCGCTCCTGCGCGCCGGCGGTGCCATGACCGCAGAGCAGCGCAGGCTCGCCGTGGAACTCGGGATTGCGGACGCGGTCGTGGAACTGCCGTCCCTCGGTATCCGCGAGCTCGCTGCCCTGTACCGGCGCGCGGTGCTGACGCTGCTGCCCTCGGACTACGAGGGTTTCGGGCTGCCGGTGATCGAGTCGCTGGCGAGTGGCACGCCCGTGCTGGCGAGTCGCATCCCCGCGCTGGTTGAAGTCGGCGGCGGGGTGGCCGCCTACGCGGAACCGGGCCAGCCCGCCTTGTGGGCGGAGTGCGTGGAGCGGCTCCTTCACGAACGCGAAGTCGAGCCCGGCTGGTGGGCGTACCGGCGCGAGCAGGGGAGACACCACGCGGCCGCGTTCACCTGGGACGCATACGCGCACGAGA